The Cylindrospermopsis curvispora GIHE-G1 genome contains a region encoding:
- a CDS encoding cytidylyltransferase domain-containing protein has translation MNMQTLEPNFPLIKTVIIVQARMTSTRLPGKILKQVLGKPLLQYQIERLQGVKLADEIVIATTTNKTDAPIIDLCDRLSVAYFRGSEADVLERYYQAAVAHQAKVVVRVTSDCPLIDPQVVNRVIDYYLKNHSQYDYVSNSLERTYPRGMDTEVFPFSVLQEAFVRARSQPDREHVTPFIYRQPVLYRLGHVLYSQDCSHHRWTVDTAEDFELIQKIIEAVYPNVPNFTLEDCLRLLGERPEWYLINSHIEQKKYGE, from the coding sequence ATGAATATGCAAACCTTAGAACCTAATTTTCCTTTAATAAAAACTGTAATAATTGTTCAAGCCAGAATGACCTCTACCCGATTACCGGGAAAGATACTGAAGCAGGTGTTGGGTAAACCCTTGCTCCAATACCAAATTGAGAGGTTGCAAGGGGTCAAACTAGCTGATGAAATAGTCATCGCGACAACGACAAATAAAACTGATGCTCCTATTATTGACTTATGTGATCGCCTCTCAGTCGCTTACTTTCGAGGTTCTGAAGCTGATGTTTTAGAAAGATATTATCAAGCTGCTGTGGCACATCAAGCAAAAGTGGTGGTTCGCGTGACTTCTGATTGCCCTCTAATTGATCCTCAAGTGGTTAATAGGGTAATCGATTACTACCTAAAAAACCATTCACAATATGACTATGTGTCTAACAGCTTAGAACGCACTTACCCCAGAGGGATGGATACTGAAGTCTTTCCATTTTCAGTGCTACAAGAAGCTTTTGTAAGGGCTAGGTCACAACCAGACCGCGAGCACGTTACGCCTTTTATTTATAGGCAACCGGTACTATATCGTTTGGGTCACGTTCTTTATTCCCAAGATTGTAGTCATCACCGATGGACCGTCGACACCGCCGAAGATTTTGAGTTAATTCAAAAAATCATTGAAGCAGTTTATCCCAATGTACCTAATTTTACATTAGAAGATTGCTTGCGACTGCTGGGAGAACGACCAGAATGGTATCTTATTAATAGTCATATAGAACAGAAGAAGTATGGAGAGTGA
- a CDS encoding DegT/DnrJ/EryC1/StrS family aminotransferase: protein MSRKYGFRIVEDASHAIGAKYQGSSVGNCQFSDMTVFSFHPVKIITTGEGGMVVTNQQDLYEKLIRLRTHGITRNPDLMQGKSHGLWYYQQLDLGFNYRMTDIQAALGLSQMQRLDDFVSRRRFLAARYNQLLQDFPLVLPWQHPETESSWHLYVIRLKLDRIAKTHTQVFEELRRAGIGVNLHYIPVHTQPYYQGLGFKWGDFPEAEQYYQEAISIPLYYDLTEENQEQVGSVLRKILSEG from the coding sequence TTGTCCCGCAAGTATGGTTTTAGGATTGTGGAGGATGCTTCCCATGCTATTGGTGCCAAATATCAAGGCAGTTCCGTAGGAAATTGTCAGTTTTCGGACATGACAGTGTTTAGTTTTCATCCTGTAAAAATTATTACCACCGGAGAGGGGGGGATGGTGGTGACAAATCAGCAGGACTTGTATGAAAAGCTGATTCGCTTGCGAACCCATGGTATTACCCGCAATCCAGATCTGATGCAGGGTAAGTCCCATGGATTGTGGTACTACCAGCAGCTGGATTTGGGATTTAACTACCGCATGACGGACATTCAGGCGGCCTTGGGTTTGAGTCAAATGCAGCGTTTGGATGATTTTGTGTCACGACGTAGGTTTTTGGCAGCTCGCTACAATCAGTTGCTTCAAGACTTTCCTCTGGTTTTACCCTGGCAACATCCTGAGACTGAGTCCAGCTGGCATCTTTATGTTATCCGGTTAAAGTTGGATAGGATTGCTAAGACTCATACACAGGTTTTTGAGGAATTGCGGCGAGCTGGGATAGGTGTTAATTTACACTATATTCCTGTGCATACTCAACCCTATTATCAGGGTTTAGGGTTTAAGTGGGGGGATTTTCCCGAGGCTGAACAATACTATCAGGAGGCTATTAGTATTCCTTTGTACTATGATTTAACGGAGGAAAATCAAGAGCAGGTTGGGAGTGTTTTGAGGAAAATTTTGAGTGAAGGGTGA
- a CDS encoding IS1 family transposase: MHCPNCGSSKIRKNGKRRGKQNHICVDCGRQFIDVYSPPKGYSEEVKQSCLRSYINGMGFRAIERDKGVHHTTIIYWLKQIGSILPDAPPVEETPLVGELDELETFVGSKKNKIWLWTAVNHFRKNILAWVVGDHSSQAFQPLWDIVKLWQCFFYVTDGWRVYPSFIQPEDHIVSKTYMTRVEGENTRLRHYLARLHRKTLCYSKSVDMLRYSIKLLLHYLKYEVIPAFS; this comes from the coding sequence GTGCATTGTCCAAACTGCGGGTCTTCCAAAATCAGAAAGAATGGCAAACGTCGAGGTAAACAAAATCACATTTGTGTTGATTGTGGTCGTCAATTTATCGATGTCTATAGTCCACCTAAAGGTTATTCAGAAGAAGTTAAACAAAGTTGCCTGCGCTCTTATATTAACGGTATGGGATTTAGAGCAATTGAACGCGATAAAGGCGTTCATCATACAACTATTATTTACTGGCTAAAACAAATTGGTTCCATACTTCCAGATGCTCCACCAGTTGAGGAAACACCCTTGGTAGGTGAGCTTGATGAGTTGGAGACCTTTGTGGGATCAAAAAAAAACAAAATATGGTTGTGGACAGCAGTAAATCACTTCCGTAAAAATATCCTGGCTTGGGTTGTGGGAGACCACAGCTCACAAGCATTTCAACCTTTGTGGGACATCGTTAAACTCTGGCAATGCTTTTTTTATGTTACTGATGGGTGGAGGGTTTATCCGAGTTTTATTCAGCCAGAGGATCATATTGTGAGCAAAACATATATGACTAGGGTAGAGGGTGAAAATACACGTTTACGTCACTACTTAGCGCGACTACATAGAAAAACGCTATGCTATTCAAAATCTGTAGATATGCTTAGGTATTCAATTAAATTATTACTTCACTATTTAAAGTATGAAGTAATACCCGCGTTTAGTTGA
- the rffA gene encoding dTDP-4-amino-4,6-dideoxygalactose transaminase: protein MNKIPFNKPYMTGKELWYISQAHHAGQLAGDGQFTQKCHRWLENQTNCHKALLTHSCTAALEMSAILGELEPGDEVIMPSYTFVSTANAFVLRGAVPVFVDIRYDTLNLDETLVEAAITPRTRAIVPVHYAGVGCEMDTLKSIATKNNLLLIEDAAQGLLAYYKGKPLGSFGDLGCFSFHETKNIISGEGGALVINNPRFIEEAEIIREKGTNRSQFFRGEVDKYTWIDKGSSYLPGELIAAFLYAQFEEAKEIIKSRLKVWGYYHQLLEPLEKAGKLRRPIVPDHCQHNGHMYYILVEDLETRTQLIKMLKSQGINAVFHYVPLHSSPAGHRLTKVHGSMENTNHLSDCLLRLPMFPQLEFSQIEATVESVNRFLCNKLL, encoded by the coding sequence ATGAATAAAATACCTTTTAACAAACCCTATATGACTGGAAAAGAGCTTTGGTACATCAGCCAAGCTCACCACGCAGGACAACTTGCTGGAGATGGTCAATTTACACAAAAATGCCATCGTTGGTTAGAAAATCAGACCAACTGTCATAAAGCTCTGTTAACTCATTCTTGTACTGCTGCATTAGAAATGTCAGCCATTTTAGGCGAACTGGAACCAGGGGATGAGGTGATTATGCCCAGTTATACCTTTGTTTCCACAGCTAATGCTTTTGTACTCAGAGGAGCAGTGCCGGTATTTGTTGATATTAGGTATGACACTCTCAATTTAGATGAAACTTTAGTAGAAGCAGCAATCACCCCTCGTACCCGTGCCATTGTACCCGTGCATTATGCGGGAGTGGGTTGTGAAATGGATACCCTGAAGTCAATTGCCACCAAGAATAACCTACTCTTAATTGAAGATGCGGCCCAGGGATTGCTAGCATATTACAAAGGCAAACCCTTGGGTAGTTTTGGGGATTTGGGTTGTTTTAGTTTTCATGAAACCAAAAATATTATTTCTGGTGAAGGGGGTGCATTAGTGATTAATAACCCCAGGTTTATAGAGGAAGCGGAAATCATCAGAGAAAAAGGAACAAACCGTAGCCAGTTTTTTAGAGGAGAGGTTGATAAATACACATGGATAGATAAAGGTTCTAGCTACCTACCTGGAGAATTAATTGCTGCTTTTTTATATGCTCAATTTGAGGAAGCAAAAGAGATTATTAAAAGTCGTTTAAAAGTGTGGGGATATTATCATCAACTGCTAGAGCCATTAGAAAAAGCTGGTAAATTGCGTCGTCCAATTGTTCCTGACCATTGCCAGCACAACGGACACATGTATTATATTCTTGTGGAGGATTTAGAAACTCGTACCCAACTAATTAAGATGCTAAAATCTCAGGGGATTAATGCGGTGTTTCATTATGTTCCGCTACATAGTTCTCCAGCAGGTCATCGCCTAACAAAAGTTCACGGTTCCATGGAAAATACCAATCATCTTTCGGATTGTCTGTTAAGATTGCCTATGTTTCCCCAACTAGAATTCTCACAAATTGAAGCCACTGTTGAAAGTGTTAATAGGTTTCTTTGCAACAAGCTACTATGA